A single Actinomadura algeriensis DNA region contains:
- a CDS encoding pyridoxal phosphate-dependent decarboxylase family protein, protein MTLPEDGRPAAELLDRLAALRAADLPVRGGKVTAYVYDTGRDAVHDLAATAYGEMLEVNCLDPTAFPSIVALEREVVGAVAAELGGGTGVFTSGGTESIMLAVKAARDARPVAGRPQIVLPTTAHPAFHKAAHYLGMEAVPVDVDAGFRAVPASIAAALTPRTVLVVASAPSYPQGAMDPIPEIAAIASAAGVPCHVDACVGGWVLPWLRDAGRDVPPFDLSVPGVTSLSCDLHKYGYAPKGASVVLFADPALRRRAYFASAEWPGYTVINSGVQSSKSAGPLGAAWATLGAVGAAGYRDLAVRAMDSAERLIAGLPDGLRVLGDPVVPLVAVASDDPALDVFALADEARARGWFFQPQLSYRGIPANLHFTITGVSDTGALLGALADAAKAARAAGPPAVPDGLVDAIAALDLDTIDDAGFAELLASVGADPSGGGGMAIVNAVLDALPPATREGLLIRFLSALYA, encoded by the coding sequence ATGACGCTCCCTGAGGACGGCCGCCCCGCCGCCGAACTGCTCGACCGGCTCGCCGCCCTCCGCGCCGCCGACCTGCCCGTCCGCGGCGGCAAGGTCACCGCCTACGTCTACGACACCGGACGCGACGCCGTGCACGACCTCGCCGCCACCGCCTACGGGGAGATGCTCGAGGTCAACTGCCTCGACCCCACCGCGTTCCCCAGCATCGTCGCCCTCGAACGCGAGGTCGTCGGCGCCGTCGCCGCCGAGCTCGGCGGCGGGACGGGCGTGTTCACCAGCGGCGGCACCGAGTCGATCATGCTCGCGGTGAAGGCCGCACGCGACGCGCGTCCAGTCGCGGGACGGCCGCAGATCGTCCTGCCCACCACCGCGCACCCCGCCTTCCACAAGGCCGCGCACTACCTGGGGATGGAGGCCGTGCCCGTCGACGTCGACGCCGGATTCCGCGCCGTCCCCGCGTCGATCGCCGCCGCGCTCACCCCGCGCACCGTCCTCGTCGTCGCGTCGGCCCCCTCGTACCCGCAGGGCGCGATGGACCCGATCCCCGAGATCGCCGCGATCGCCTCGGCCGCGGGCGTCCCGTGCCACGTGGACGCCTGCGTCGGCGGCTGGGTCCTGCCGTGGCTGCGCGACGCCGGACGCGACGTCCCGCCGTTCGACCTGTCGGTGCCGGGCGTCACCTCGCTGTCGTGCGACCTGCACAAGTACGGGTACGCGCCCAAGGGCGCGTCCGTCGTCCTGTTCGCCGACCCGGCCCTGCGCCGCCGCGCCTACTTCGCGTCCGCCGAATGGCCCGGCTACACCGTCATCAACTCCGGCGTGCAGTCCAGCAAGAGCGCGGGCCCCCTCGGCGCCGCGTGGGCCACCCTCGGCGCCGTCGGCGCCGCCGGCTACCGCGACCTCGCCGTCCGCGCGATGGACTCCGCGGAACGCCTCATCGCCGGGCTCCCGGACGGCCTGCGCGTGCTCGGCGACCCGGTCGTCCCGCTCGTCGCCGTCGCCTCCGACGACCCCGCACTCGACGTGTTCGCCCTCGCCGACGAGGCCCGCGCCCGCGGCTGGTTCTTCCAGCCGCAGCTCTCCTACCGCGGCATCCCCGCCAACCTGCACTTCACGATCACCGGCGTCTCCGACACCGGCGCCCTCCTCGGCGCGCTCGCCGACGCCGCGAAGGCCGCCCGCGCCGCCGGGCCGCCCGCCGTCCCGGACGGCCTCGTGGACGCCATCGCCGCCCTCGACCTCGACACGATCGACGACGCCGGATTCGCCGAACTGCTCGCGTCCGTCGGCGCCGACCCGTCCGGCGGGGGAGGCATGGCGATCGTGAACGCCGTCCTCGACGCCCTGCCCCCCGCCACCCGCGAGGGCCTGCTCATCCGGTTCCTGTCGGCCCTGTACGCCTAA
- a CDS encoding MFS transporter, translating to MTAPATTTTPVPLTRARLFGYGVGSVGTGVFSAVPGLLLLYYLTDVLGVGAAVAGAVLVLPKAWDVLLNPIVGAASDREAVRTGRRTRLLLIGACTLPVLFAAMFAVPVGSPGFAAAWAGLAFLLAASAFACFQVPYVALPAEISAEPAERGRAMAWRVVCLTVGILVAGGLAPAITDAAGGGRAGHALMGAAVGAVMAAAMLGSTLATRWIPSSPGPHALGLRAALRTARGNRPFFALLGAYVLHTLAVAIMLAGAPYIATYRLDDYALTSAMFVCMVAPSAFAVPMWNRLARRHGPVRCYVAALVAFAAIAAVLFPLITSTAAVLALSAATGVCYAAVQFLPLALLPETVHADTGRTGHAQSGAFTGLWTAAETGALALGPGVFALILAACSFRSSDFDTPVVQPDSALTGLAAGFTLVPAALLLLSVPPLLAYRRLAAAHTARNPDDAP from the coding sequence ATGACCGCCCCGGCGACGACAACGACCCCGGTCCCGCTGACACGCGCGCGCCTGTTCGGCTACGGCGTCGGGTCGGTCGGCACGGGCGTGTTCTCGGCCGTCCCCGGGCTGCTCCTGCTCTACTACCTGACGGACGTGCTCGGCGTGGGCGCCGCCGTCGCCGGAGCCGTCCTCGTGCTGCCGAAGGCTTGGGACGTCCTGCTGAACCCCATCGTGGGGGCGGCCAGCGACCGCGAGGCCGTCCGGACGGGACGCCGCACCCGCCTCCTGCTGATCGGCGCGTGCACGCTGCCCGTCCTGTTCGCCGCGATGTTCGCCGTCCCGGTCGGCTCGCCCGGATTCGCCGCCGCCTGGGCGGGCCTGGCGTTCCTCCTCGCCGCGTCCGCGTTCGCCTGCTTCCAGGTGCCCTACGTCGCGCTGCCCGCCGAGATCTCCGCCGAACCCGCCGAACGCGGCCGCGCGATGGCCTGGCGGGTCGTCTGCCTCACCGTCGGGATCCTCGTCGCGGGCGGCCTCGCCCCCGCGATCACCGACGCCGCCGGCGGCGGCCGCGCCGGGCACGCGCTGATGGGCGCCGCCGTCGGCGCCGTCATGGCCGCCGCCATGCTCGGCAGCACCCTCGCCACCCGCTGGATCCCCTCCAGCCCCGGCCCCCACGCGCTCGGGCTGCGCGCCGCGCTCCGCACCGCCCGCGGCAACCGCCCGTTCTTCGCCCTGCTCGGCGCGTACGTCCTGCACACCCTCGCCGTCGCGATCATGCTCGCGGGCGCCCCCTACATCGCGACCTACCGGCTCGACGACTACGCCCTCACCTCCGCGATGTTCGTCTGCATGGTCGCGCCCAGCGCGTTCGCCGTCCCGATGTGGAACCGGCTCGCGCGCCGCCACGGGCCCGTCCGCTGCTACGTCGCCGCACTCGTCGCGTTCGCCGCCATCGCCGCCGTCCTGTTCCCGCTGATCACCTCGACGGCCGCCGTCCTCGCGCTCAGCGCCGCCACCGGCGTCTGCTACGCCGCCGTCCAGTTCCTCCCGCTCGCGCTGCTGCCCGAGACCGTCCACGCCGACACCGGACGCACCGGGCACGCCCAGTCCGGCGCGTTCACCGGGCTGTGGACGGCCGCCGAGACCGGCGCGCTCGCCCTCGGCCCCGGCGTGTTCGCGCTGATCCTCGCCGCCTGCTCGTTCCGCTCGTCCGACTTCGACACCCCCGTCGTCCAGCCGGACTCGGCGCTCACCGGCCTCGCCGCCGGGTTCACGCTCGTCCCCGCCGCCCTGCTCCTGCTCAGCGTGCCGCCGCTGCTCGCCTACCGGCGGCTCGCCGCCGCCCACACCGCAAGGAACCCCGATGACGCTCCCTGA
- a CDS encoding TetR/AcrR family transcriptional regulator — protein sequence MTSDSGRERIIDVATRLFAALGYDGTSTRLIAEAAGLNIATVAYHVGGKRDLYLAVMERAHQAERAALEEAVRELPAGGADAAALLALVDRYVDFCAANPAIPALWMHRWLSDAADVAHLESLYVRPLTDMIVDAVREVVGDGVDVEYAVWTVIWATHGFARGGVLDADGRRRGMDDTAELARFRAHLHRLVTATLGLR from the coding sequence ATGACCAGCGACTCCGGCCGGGAGCGCATCATCGACGTCGCCACCCGGCTGTTCGCCGCCCTCGGCTACGACGGCACCTCCACCCGGCTCATCGCCGAGGCGGCGGGCCTCAACATCGCCACGGTCGCCTACCACGTCGGCGGCAAGCGCGACCTGTACCTGGCCGTCATGGAACGCGCCCACCAGGCCGAACGCGCCGCGCTCGAAGAGGCCGTCCGGGAACTGCCCGCGGGCGGCGCGGACGCCGCCGCGCTGCTCGCGCTCGTCGACCGCTACGTCGACTTCTGCGCCGCGAACCCGGCGATCCCGGCGCTGTGGATGCACCGCTGGCTGTCGGACGCCGCCGACGTCGCCCACCTCGAGAGCCTCTACGTCCGGCCGCTGACCGACATGATCGTGGACGCGGTCCGCGAGGTCGTCGGCGACGGCGTCGACGTCGAGTACGCCGTCTGGACGGTCATCTGGGCGACGCACGGGTTCGCGCGCGGCGGCGTCCTCGACGCGGACGGGCGGCGGCGCGGCATGGACGACACCGCCGAACTCGCCCGGTTCCGCGCCCACCTGCACCGGCTCGTCACCGCCACCCTGGGACTCCGATGA
- a CDS encoding PucR family transcriptional regulator, with protein sequence MTTTLHERSPLKPWVGVPSELSEMFRPHLDGLAEEMIEEILAGVPEYSRPQDEEYARLVRLAVEGALRQFVDLIMDPDSSWEQVAAVYREIGWAEAREGRSLDILQTSMRLGARVAWRRLAAESEQYNISRRTLASIAEAIFAFLDEIARAATEGYTKAREQEAGELEHRRRRLLDMLLAEPPAATQAVADLARLAQWRMPRTVAAVVLYERGRQPFSHPSLPPDVLSDVNRREPCLLVPDPEGPGRGRMLESALRNWVAAMGPTVRTEDAAKSLRWAREALPLARRGILPSDRLIRCADHMPALVVFKDEELVRAVADLRLAPLRTVRPRHRERLMRTLLSCLQNGFNATEVATRLHVHPQTVRYRLHQLEELFGERLYEPEARLEMEMALTVWLTAPSPSSD encoded by the coding sequence GTGACCACGACCCTGCACGAGCGTTCACCGCTCAAGCCCTGGGTGGGCGTGCCGAGTGAACTGTCGGAGATGTTCCGGCCGCATCTGGACGGCCTCGCCGAGGAGATGATCGAGGAGATCCTCGCCGGGGTCCCCGAGTACTCCCGCCCCCAGGACGAGGAGTACGCGCGGCTCGTCCGGCTCGCGGTGGAGGGCGCGCTGCGCCAGTTCGTCGACCTGATCATGGACCCGGACAGCTCGTGGGAGCAGGTCGCGGCCGTCTACCGGGAGATCGGCTGGGCGGAGGCCCGGGAGGGCCGCAGCCTCGACATCCTGCAGACGTCGATGCGGCTCGGCGCGCGCGTCGCGTGGCGGCGGCTGGCCGCCGAGTCCGAGCAGTACAACATCTCCCGCCGCACCCTCGCCAGCATCGCCGAGGCGATCTTCGCGTTCCTGGACGAGATCGCCCGCGCGGCCACCGAGGGGTACACCAAGGCCCGCGAGCAGGAGGCGGGCGAGCTGGAGCACCGCCGCCGGCGGCTCCTGGACATGCTGCTGGCCGAGCCGCCCGCCGCGACGCAGGCGGTCGCGGACCTGGCGCGGCTGGCGCAGTGGCGGATGCCCCGGACGGTCGCGGCGGTCGTCCTGTACGAGCGGGGGCGGCAGCCGTTCTCGCACCCGTCGCTGCCGCCGGACGTCCTGTCCGACGTGAACCGCCGCGAACCGTGCCTGCTGGTGCCCGACCCCGAGGGGCCGGGCCGGGGCCGGATGCTGGAGTCGGCGCTGCGCAACTGGGTGGCGGCGATGGGCCCGACGGTCCGCACCGAGGACGCCGCGAAGTCGCTGCGGTGGGCGCGGGAGGCGCTGCCGCTCGCGCGCCGCGGCATCCTGCCGTCCGACCGGCTGATCCGGTGCGCCGACCACATGCCGGCGCTGGTGGTGTTCAAGGACGAGGAACTGGTGCGGGCGGTCGCCGACCTGCGGCTCGCGCCGCTGCGGACCGTCCGGCCGCGGCACCGCGAGCGGCTGATGCGCACGCTGCTGTCGTGCCTGCAGAACGGGTTCAACGCGACCGAGGTCGCCACCCGCCTGCACGTGCACCCGCAGACCGTCCGGTACCGGCTGCACCAGCTGGAGGAGCTGTTCGGCGAGCGCCTGTACGAGCCGGAGGCGCGGCTGGAGATGGAGATGGCGCTGACCGTCTGGCTCACCGCACCCTCTCCATCAAGCGATTGA
- a CDS encoding TetR/AcrR family transcriptional regulator: protein MSADGRFTLTRTLTKDQQARRERLIDAAWNLAVDGGYAAVTMHDVADRAGVARATVYRYFATKDHLLTEVAATWAHRVTDDIDALAVGDTPVERLTALLERIVHVAAANVTLTSAIIQAVTADDSSVDDSRNVVFLFLRDRLSAAIGDPVPQREDVEVVLGHVLLAALVSVASLHRPADEVAAIVRTSGRLVLAGALAAGE, encoded by the coding sequence GTGAGCGCGGATGGGCGGTTCACCCTCACGCGGACGCTGACGAAGGATCAGCAGGCGCGGCGGGAGCGGCTGATCGACGCGGCGTGGAACCTGGCGGTGGACGGCGGTTACGCGGCCGTCACCATGCACGACGTCGCGGACCGCGCGGGCGTCGCGCGCGCCACCGTCTACCGCTACTTCGCCACCAAGGACCACCTGCTCACCGAGGTCGCCGCGACCTGGGCGCACCGGGTCACCGACGACATCGACGCGCTCGCCGTGGGGGACACCCCGGTCGAGCGGCTGACGGCCCTGCTGGAGCGGATCGTGCACGTCGCGGCCGCCAACGTCACGCTCACGTCGGCGATCATCCAGGCGGTGACGGCGGACGACTCCAGCGTGGACGACTCCCGCAACGTGGTGTTCCTGTTCCTGCGGGACCGGCTGTCGGCGGCGATCGGCGATCCGGTGCCGCAGCGCGAGGACGTCGAGGTCGTGCTCGGGCACGTGCTGCTCGCCGCGCTGGTCAGCGTCGCGTCCCTGCACCGCCCGGCGGACGAGGTCGCGGCGATCGTCCGGACGTCGGGACGTCTCGTGCTCGCGGGCGCGCTCGCCGCGGGCGAATAG
- a CDS encoding glycine/sarcosine N-methyltransferase, translating to MSRSWQVVTDCGDKHAERDDGTCPTSCSKSYRGSCAQGGRPIQRQDFGENPTEVRDTNHYEKEYVHGFVEKWDELIDWRRRYESEGTFFIDQLKARGVKRVLDVATGTGFHSVRLVQEGFDTVSADGSQEMLRKAFENGFTYGQYVLKVVQADWRYLNRDVHGEFDAIICLGNSFTHLFSERDRRKALAEFYALLKHDGVLIIDQRNYDSILDDGFSSTHSYYYCGEEVTAEPEYVDEGLARFRYRFPDGSEYALNMFPLRKDYMRRLMREVGFQRVDTFGDFQKTYHEADPDFFIHVAEKMYREDDTSLSYSTAVSTARDYYNSDDADAFYHSVWGGQHIHVGVYEDGDTIDAASGRTVERMASGLNLSPDVHVLDVGAGFGGSARHLARTYGCKVTCLNLSEVENARNRAANKEEGLDELIDVVDGSFEELPFNDNSFHVVWSQDALLHGGDRIRALEEIVRVLKPGGEFVFTDPMAADDCSREALRPILDRLHLDTMGAPGFYRRELARLGLSVEFDDLTEHLTTHYGRVLRETEAREAEMAGTVSAGYLEHMKTGLRNWVDGGANGRLKWGVFRCKS from the coding sequence ATGTCACGTTCGTGGCAAGTTGTCACGGATTGTGGTGACAAGCATGCCGAACGTGACGACGGTACGTGTCCGACGAGTTGCTCAAAGTCATATCGGGGGTCGTGCGCACAGGGAGGCAGACCGATTCAGCGGCAAGATTTCGGCGAGAATCCGACCGAGGTCCGCGACACCAACCACTACGAGAAAGAGTACGTCCACGGCTTCGTCGAGAAGTGGGACGAACTCATCGACTGGAGAAGGCGCTACGAGAGCGAGGGCACCTTCTTCATCGACCAGCTGAAGGCCCGCGGCGTCAAGCGCGTCCTCGACGTCGCCACGGGCACCGGGTTCCACTCGGTGCGGCTCGTCCAGGAGGGCTTCGACACGGTCAGCGCCGACGGCAGCCAGGAAATGCTGCGGAAGGCGTTCGAGAACGGCTTCACCTACGGCCAGTACGTCCTCAAGGTGGTGCAGGCCGACTGGCGCTACCTGAACCGCGACGTGCACGGCGAATTCGACGCCATCATCTGCCTGGGCAACTCGTTCACCCACCTGTTCTCGGAACGTGACAGGCGCAAGGCCCTCGCGGAGTTCTACGCCCTGCTGAAGCACGACGGCGTGCTCATCATCGACCAGCGCAACTACGACTCGATCCTCGACGACGGGTTCAGCAGCACGCACTCGTACTACTACTGCGGCGAGGAGGTCACGGCCGAGCCCGAGTACGTCGACGAGGGCCTCGCCCGGTTCCGCTACCGCTTCCCGGACGGCAGCGAATACGCGCTCAACATGTTCCCGCTGCGCAAGGACTACATGCGGCGGCTCATGCGGGAGGTCGGCTTCCAGCGGGTCGACACGTTCGGGGACTTCCAGAAGACCTACCACGAGGCCGACCCCGACTTCTTCATTCACGTGGCGGAGAAAATGTACCGGGAAGACGACACGAGCCTCTCCTACTCCACCGCGGTCAGCACCGCCCGCGACTACTACAACTCCGACGACGCCGACGCGTTCTACCACTCGGTGTGGGGCGGGCAGCACATCCACGTCGGCGTCTACGAGGACGGCGACACGATCGACGCGGCGAGCGGCCGGACCGTCGAGCGGATGGCGTCGGGCCTGAACCTGTCGCCGGACGTGCACGTCCTGGACGTCGGCGCCGGGTTCGGCGGCTCCGCCCGGCACCTTGCCCGCACCTACGGCTGCAAGGTCACGTGCCTCAACCTCAGCGAGGTCGAGAACGCGCGCAACCGCGCGGCGAACAAGGAGGAGGGCCTCGACGAGCTGATCGACGTGGTCGACGGCTCCTTCGAGGAGCTGCCGTTCAACGACAACTCCTTCCACGTCGTGTGGTCGCAGGACGCGCTGCTGCACGGCGGCGACCGCATCCGGGCGCTGGAGGAGATCGTCCGGGTCCTCAAGCCGGGCGGCGAGTTCGTCTTCACCGATCCGATGGCCGCCGACGACTGCTCGCGCGAGGCGCTGCGCCCCATCCTCGACCGGCTCCACCTCGACACGATGGGCGCGCCCGGTTTCTACCGCCGCGAACTGGCGCGGCTGGGCCTGTCGGTCGAGTTCGACGATCTCACCGAGCACCTCACCACGCACTACGGACGGGTGCTGCGGGAGACGGAGGCGCGCGAGGCGGAGATGGCCGGGACGGTCAGCGCCGGCTACCTCGAGCACATGAAGACCGGCCTGCGGAACTGGGTCGACGGCGGCGCGAACGGCCGTCTGAAGTGGGGCGTCTTCCGCTGTAAGAGCTGA
- a CDS encoding SpoIIE family protein phosphatase, which yields MSRPFPPRPESPALARTYVRDRLRGAVAPDLVDTAVLLVSELVTNAVLHARTEIEVSVRAAGGGVRAQVADRARCRGLVPRHRHPYTDTGRGLYLVELLASRHGVDTGEHGKTVWFELGLPAAPSEWEPVPLRGAHRAVTLVDVPWALCVAAQGHRSAVLRELLLASATGMPPGIRPDDLHIAHDVNNMIGARLLAAARDSPSDADIRTLPLSVPADAAPGIVTLRRVLDLAEEAARGEHILSRPSLPQTTAMQDWMLDEIIGQLGGGQPIAWTVVPRDPTASPLDLMPWDADQVRGSRLPTIAVDDANLIIAVNEPVTDLLGWSLDDLVGQRLTVLIPEHLRGRHVAAFTSLLLTGRPRILGRAVPLPALHSDGRLIPIRLLIQSQEMDDGRTVFVAQLFPRTAAPEPSERTESPGEEREPESPLPERRAPGPNIGLSPLERLALLTDCERALSSAPDLTQGLRQVGWMLTRRLADWCSVVLLGEHGSLERRIVVHHDPDRPPPAAFEGPLPRLTHAARGPLARALRGAGPLTDATPQGDGPLDARYAELFEALGTDNAVIAPLRAHRDVLGIFTLGRTTPEPPTRGDLAFVQDLARGIAIGIENTRLYDQARTIAERLQQSLLPTLPTIANLQVAARYAPSTVTAQVGGDWYDGFCLPNGDFALVIGDVSGHDIDATAAMSRLSSMMRGVAVVCQEPPSEVLHHLDTANRLLTEEVTATCVYALVKGSGPWELVHSSAGHLPPLLTLPDGDTRYLDDGAGLMLGTGVDLTRPTARTPLPAHSTVLLYTDGLIERRDEPIADSMERLRVQTAALARAPLGVFCDELLIRLGADGTDDIALIALRPTPGNPVTPSPPPRTAR from the coding sequence GTGTCACGGCCGTTTCCACCGCGGCCGGAGAGCCCCGCCCTGGCCCGGACGTACGTGCGGGACCGCCTGCGCGGGGCCGTCGCCCCCGATCTCGTGGACACGGCCGTCCTCCTGGTCAGCGAGCTGGTGACCAACGCGGTGCTGCACGCCCGGACCGAGATCGAGGTGTCCGTCCGGGCCGCCGGCGGCGGCGTCCGCGCACAGGTCGCCGACCGTGCCCGGTGCCGCGGGCTGGTCCCGCGGCACCGCCACCCCTACACCGACACGGGACGCGGCCTCTACCTGGTCGAACTGCTGGCGTCCCGGCACGGCGTCGACACCGGTGAGCACGGCAAGACGGTGTGGTTCGAGCTGGGGCTTCCCGCCGCCCCCTCCGAATGGGAACCCGTCCCCCTGCGCGGCGCCCACCGGGCCGTGACGCTCGTCGACGTCCCCTGGGCGCTGTGCGTGGCCGCCCAGGGGCACCGGTCCGCGGTCCTGCGCGAACTCCTGCTAGCCTCCGCCACCGGAATGCCGCCGGGAATAAGGCCGGACGATCTCCACATCGCGCACGACGTCAACAACATGATCGGCGCCCGGCTGCTGGCCGCGGCCCGGGACAGCCCGTCCGACGCGGACATCCGCACCCTGCCGCTGTCGGTCCCCGCGGACGCCGCACCGGGCATCGTCACCCTGCGGCGCGTCCTCGACCTCGCCGAGGAGGCCGCCCGCGGCGAGCACATCCTGAGCCGTCCGTCCCTCCCGCAGACCACCGCCATGCAGGACTGGATGCTCGACGAGATCATCGGCCAGCTCGGCGGCGGGCAGCCCATCGCCTGGACGGTCGTCCCCCGCGACCCCACCGCGAGCCCCCTGGACCTGATGCCCTGGGACGCCGACCAGGTGCGGGGCAGCAGGCTCCCGACCATCGCCGTCGACGACGCGAACCTGATCATCGCGGTGAACGAGCCGGTGACCGACCTCCTCGGCTGGAGCCTCGACGACCTCGTCGGGCAGCGGCTCACCGTGCTCATCCCCGAGCACCTGCGCGGACGGCACGTGGCCGCGTTCACGTCCCTCCTGCTCACCGGCCGCCCGCGCATTCTCGGCCGGGCGGTGCCGCTTCCCGCGCTGCACAGCGACGGCAGGCTGATCCCCATCCGCCTGCTCATCCAGAGCCAGGAAATGGACGACGGCCGAACCGTCTTCGTCGCCCAGCTCTTCCCCCGGACGGCCGCGCCCGAGCCGTCCGAGCGCACCGAAAGCCCCGGGGAGGAGCGCGAACCCGAAAGTCCCCTCCCCGAAAGGCGTGCGCCGGGCCCGAACATCGGCCTGTCGCCGCTGGAGCGGCTCGCCCTCCTCACCGACTGCGAGCGCGCGCTCAGCAGCGCCCCGGACCTGACGCAGGGCCTCCGCCAGGTCGGCTGGATGCTGACCCGGCGCCTCGCCGACTGGTGCTCGGTGGTCCTGCTCGGCGAGCACGGCTCGCTGGAACGCAGGATCGTCGTCCACCACGACCCGGACCGTCCGCCGCCCGCCGCCTTCGAAGGGCCGCTCCCCAGGCTCACGCACGCCGCCCGCGGGCCGCTCGCCCGGGCACTGCGCGGCGCCGGCCCGCTCACCGACGCGACGCCGCAGGGCGACGGCCCCCTCGACGCCCGCTACGCCGAACTGTTCGAGGCGCTCGGCACCGACAACGCCGTCATCGCCCCGCTACGCGCCCACCGCGACGTCCTCGGCATCTTCACCCTCGGCCGCACCACCCCCGAACCGCCCACCCGCGGCGACCTCGCGTTCGTCCAGGACCTGGCCCGCGGGATCGCCATCGGGATCGAGAACACGCGCCTGTACGACCAGGCCCGCACGATCGCCGAACGCCTCCAGCAGTCGCTGCTCCCGACCCTGCCCACGATCGCGAACCTGCAGGTCGCCGCGCGCTACGCACCGTCCACCGTCACCGCCCAGGTCGGCGGCGACTGGTACGACGGTTTCTGCCTCCCCAACGGCGACTTCGCCCTGGTCATCGGCGACGTCTCCGGCCACGACATCGACGCCACCGCCGCGATGAGCCGGCTGAGCAGCATGATGCGCGGCGTCGCCGTCGTCTGCCAGGAACCCCCCTCGGAGGTCCTGCACCACCTCGACACGGCGAACCGGCTCCTGACCGAAGAAGTCACCGCCACCTGCGTCTACGCGCTCGTCAAGGGCTCCGGCCCGTGGGAACTCGTCCACTCGTCCGCCGGGCACCTGCCGCCGCTGCTGACTCTCCCCGACGGCGACACCCGCTACCTCGACGACGGCGCGGGCCTCATGCTCGGCACCGGCGTCGACCTCACGCGCCCCACGGCCCGCACGCCGCTGCCCGCACACTCGACCGTCCTGCTGTACACCGACGGCCTCATCGAACGCCGCGACGAACCCATCGCCGACTCGATGGAACGACTCCGCGTCCAGACCGCCGCCCTCGCCCGGGCGCCCCTCGGCGTCTTCTGCGACGAACTGCTCATCAGGCTCGGCGCCGACGGCACCGACGACATAGCCCTGATAGCCCTACGCCCGACCCCGGGAAACCCGGTCACTCCAAGCCCGCCACCGAGAACCGCCCGATGA
- a CDS encoding MFS transporter produces MSIPARRPAQLVGISLAYFMVLLDTTVLAVAEPDIMRSLDVGVVGVGWATTIYTLALASALVFGGGLADRVGAYPVFVGGVIGFGAASVACALSPDLAFLLVFRALLGLFAAAIVPSSLSLIAALYREPGPRGRAISVWAAISGVAMAAGPVLGGRLVTLDGWRAVFVINAPLALVVLVLCRTRVASARHARATSWLPHLGLAASLAVGTLAITQAGRRSWLLAGLLGLVALGAAYGTVIVDRASAAPIVPAALRRNRAVWVGFGWGAAVNYALTTVIFSLPLLLHATAEEVGATLLPMTLLVALNPLATGRLVAAYGPLRPIRMGFVAFPIGLGFVAVATAGHDRPFVLGFGLLLCGLGVSWTLPALVGFAVGHAAPEAAGSVGGILNATRQVGATVAAAVASTTLTHRHDGGPAVVPFVIAAVVCVLGLISATMPHLSRSPDAEAPSASSRLPK; encoded by the coding sequence ATGTCCATCCCCGCTCGGCGACCGGCCCAGTTGGTGGGTATTTCGCTGGCCTATTTCATGGTGCTGCTGGACACCACGGTGCTCGCCGTGGCCGAACCCGACATCATGCGCTCGCTCGACGTCGGGGTCGTCGGTGTCGGCTGGGCCACCACGATCTACACGTTGGCGCTGGCGTCCGCGCTGGTGTTCGGGGGCGGCCTCGCCGACCGCGTGGGGGCGTACCCGGTGTTCGTCGGCGGGGTGATCGGCTTCGGGGCGGCCTCTGTGGCGTGCGCGCTCTCGCCCGACCTGGCCTTCCTGCTCGTGTTCCGGGCGCTGCTGGGGCTCTTCGCCGCGGCGATCGTCCCGAGCTCGCTGAGCTTGATCGCCGCTCTTTATCGCGAGCCCGGGCCGCGTGGCCGAGCCATCAGCGTCTGGGCGGCGATCAGCGGCGTCGCCATGGCCGCGGGTCCCGTACTCGGCGGCCGGCTCGTGACTTTGGACGGCTGGCGCGCCGTCTTCGTGATCAACGCGCCGCTGGCGCTCGTCGTTCTCGTGCTCTGCCGCACCCGGGTCGCGAGCGCACGGCACGCCCGTGCGACCTCCTGGCTTCCCCATCTCGGGCTGGCGGCGTCGCTCGCCGTCGGCACGCTCGCGATCACCCAGGCAGGTCGACGCTCCTGGCTTCTGGCGGGCCTGCTCGGGCTCGTTGCGTTGGGGGCGGCGTACGGCACGGTGATCGTCGATCGGGCCTCGGCCGCACCGATCGTCCCGGCGGCCCTGCGCCGTAACCGGGCGGTGTGGGTCGGTTTCGGATGGGGCGCGGCGGTCAACTACGCCCTCACGACCGTGATCTTCTCGCTCCCGCTCCTGCTCCACGCGACCGCGGAGGAGGTGGGGGCGACGCTCCTGCCGATGACCCTGCTGGTCGCCCTGAACCCGCTGGCCACGGGACGGCTCGTCGCCGCCTACGGACCCCTGCGGCCGATCCGGATGGGCTTCGTGGCTTTCCCGATCGGCCTGGGGTTCGTCGCCGTCGCGACGGCCGGGCACGACCGGCCGTTCGTCCTCGGCTTCGGGCTGCTGCTGTGCGGCCTCGGGGTCTCCTGGACTCTGCCCGCGCTGGTCGGGTTCGCCGTCGGACACGCCGCTCCGGAAGCCGCCGGTTCCGTCGGCGGCATCCTCAACGCCACCCGTCAGGTCGGTGCCACCGTCGCCGCCGCGGTCGCGAGCACCACCCTGACCCATCGTCACGACGGTGGTCCGGCCGTTGTCCCGTTCGTGATCGCGGCGGTCGTCTGCGTACTCGGGCTCATCAGTGCCACGATGCCGCACCTTTCCCGGAGCCCGGACGCCGAAGCGCCGTCCGCGAGTTCCAGGCTGCCGAAGTGA